The Lysinibacillus timonensis nucleotide sequence GATGAATAATGAAGGTACAATTAGACGTAACGGGTTTATCCCAGTATGACGAGACTATACAAGAAATTTATCAATCATCTGCATGCGGACCAACAACAATCTATGTAATCTTAAATCACCTTAAACTTCATTCTACCTACAGTGTTAATGAATTATATAAAAGACTTGGTGGGACAAAGATTGGCTTATTTAAATGGCGACTCATAAAAAACTTACGTAAGTTATTAGGTCCAAAATGGAATGTGTCAGGCTGCACTTTACAAGAGGCGCTAAAGCAACTAGATCTAGGCAAACCGGTTGCAATGAAATTTGATCGATACTTTACTTTTCAGCGGAAGTCAAAATCCACTTTTAAATATCATTGGGTTCCATTAATCGGCTATGAAATAAAAGATGAAGAATTATATTTAATCGTCCATGATAATGGTTGGAAAAATCGGGATAGTCAAATTCGAAAAATTCGTTATGCAAATAATCAAAGAGTGTTGTCGTATGTAAAAATAGATCATGCTAGCCCTTTAAAACTTTAAAACAATATATTAGATATACAAAATGAATTTTATTGTTGTGATGTCCTAATGAAGCTTTTTATGGGACATTACCTTTTGCTTTTATTAGTGTTTTGTCTCGTTGGAGCGTTCTACGAGACACTTCCTTTCGTTTTTATTGGAGTATTGTCTCGTTGGAGCGTTCTACGAGACACTTCCTTTCGTTTTTATTGGAGTATTGTCTCGTTGGAGCGTTCTACGAGACACTTTCTTTCGTTTTTATTGGTGTTTTGTCTCGTAGGAAGGTTCTACGAGACATTCTCTTGCTCTTTGCATAGTGTATTGTCTCATTGGAGCGTTCTACGAGACACTTCTTTTCGTTTTTATTGGTGTTTTGTCTCGTAGGAAGGTTCTACGAGACATTCTCTTGCTCTTTGCATAGAGTTTTGTCTCATTGGAGCATTCTACGAGACATTCTCTCGCTCTTTGCATAGTGTTTTGTCTCGTTGGAGCGTTCTACGAGACACTTCTTTTCGCCTTTATTGGTGTTTTGTCTCGTTGGAGCATTCTACGAGACATTCTCTCGCTCTTTGCATAGTGTATTGTCTCATTGGAGCGTTCTACGAGACATTCTCTTGCTCTTTGCATAGAGTTTTGTCTCATTGAAACGTTCTACGAGACACTTTCTTTCGTTTTTATTGGTGTTTTGTCTCGTAGGAAGGTTCTACGAGACATTCTCTTGCTCTTTGCATAGTGTATTGTCTCATTGGAGCGTTCTACGAGACACTTCTTTTCGTTTTTATTGGTGTTTTGTCTCGTTGGGGCGTTCTACGAGACACTTTCTTTCGTTTTTATTGGTGTTTTGTCTCGTAGGAAGGTTCTACGAGACATTCTCTTGCTCTTTGCATAGTGTATTGTCTCATTGGAGCGTTCTACGAGACATTTCGAATCTATTTATTTATGGAATGTCTCGTGCGACCTTACTATTTAATTAACTTTATAAATTTCCTTCTTAATAGCATTGAGGCTAGGGGGATTTTGATGCAATTATATAGAACTTATAAATAAAACGAGAGGGTGATGAATGAAAGCTAACTTTCACAACATCACCCTCTATTTATTATGCAAACGAATAAAGTGATTTCGCATGTTTAACAATTAATCGAAAACCTCTACGTTCTAGTTCATTAAAACGTTCTGTAGAATAGTCCTCTAACTCTAAATCCGCTAAATTTGCATCAATCTCCACATTTCGTTCAATCGTTGCTAGCTGATGAGATAGTTTTAGCATTTCCAAATTGTCCGCAATTTTTGTTCGTTGTGCAGGTTTCAATTGATCTAAGTTATCAATTACTTCTTCTATTGAACCAAAATTTTGGATTAGTTGTAATGCTGTTTTAGGCCCGATTCCTTTCACTCCTGGATAACCGTCACTTGTATCTCCCATGAAAGCTTTCACATAAGCAAATTGATAAGGCTCAATATTGTACTCTTCCTTGAATCGCTCTTCTGTATATTCGTCATACTCTGTATAACCTTTTTTTGTAAACGCAATTTTTGTTGACGGGTTTAATAATTGTAGTAAATCTTTATCACCACTAATTATCGTAATTTCAGCGTCATCTTTCCACTTTTCTACCATGGAACCAATTGCGTCGTCTGCTTCCATTCCCTCGACACCAAAGTTTTTCCACCCAATCATTTGTGATACTTCTTTTGCCATATCAAATTGTGGAAGCATTTCTTCAGGTGGAGCAGGACGATTTGCTTTGTAGCCATCAAATAATTCATTTCTAAATGTTTGAACTCCCATATCCCAACAAACTGCTAAATGAGTAGGTTTCATTAAGCTTTGTGCTGTCAGAACGTGTCTCGCAAAACCTTGTACTCCATTCGTCGGTGTTCCATCTTCTAACCGTATATATTGACCCATTGCACTAGAAGCGAAGAATGATCTGAATAACAATGCCATTCCATCAACAACTAATAGATGTGGTTTATTTGTCATCAATTAAAATCCTCTCTACCATTTGATTCTATTATTATATCAGATAAATAGGTTCATTAATGGATTAGGTATGTACCAATATTTTCACTGGTATTGAAGGATTCTTTTGTTACTTGCATTACATAAAGTAGATTCCATAAATTCCGACATTGTATATGATTGAAAATCGTATTTTTCATTTAAATAATTATAATGTTCTAGAATTTTCCTCAACATTAATAAGTTCTCTTCTAACTGTTGACCGAAATTATGTGGATGCCACCATAAATGAAATATCTTTTTTTCTTTCGCAGCTAGCTCCATACTTTTAGAGATTCTTTTATATTTGAGATGTTCTAGCCATTTCGTTCTATATGGTCTAAGAAACATGCTTTCTCGTATATTAATCATTCGATTTTCCGTTACCTCTAAATGATAAGCATTACTTCCTGATATATTTATATAGCTATCCACATGTTTAAGTACTTTAATATATAGAGGTATATTGTGCTTTCTTGCCTTATGTAGGGGGTGCTCGGCGTTTCCTCTATAACAAAAAATACCTAAATCCTGACATACTTTCAAATATTCATTGTTTATTTGGTTCCGCGGAAAAACAATTGAGGTCACATTTAAGTTATATTTTTCATGAACTTCTATTGAAACTAACAAATCCTTTTTAAATTGTTCAATTGTCTGCCCATCTTCTAAACAATAAAAATGCGAAAATGTATGTGTTGCAATTTCTTGATGTGGTACCTCTTTAATCTCATATATTAAAGACTTTCCAAAATGTAGTGGATCGTTTAACTCATCTTCCCCGACTTGTTTTAAATAGGAAATTGGATTGAAACGTGTGTTTTCGTATGTCGGGTTAATCTCAAATAATTTACTTACCATATCTTTTTTCGTTTCACAAAATAGTAGTCCTACTGTTGCCCATGTTGCATGGATCTCATATTCGTTAAACAAAGATAGAATTTGATTTATTGCTTTCCTAGCGCCAAGTATATTTGCATCATAACTCCCATTATTAACGTCTAACATTCCCCAATTTAATTCGAAATCTAATGATATGACAAATGCTCCATGATTTATTTCTTTTTTATTAATCGTGTATCCCTCCAACGATTAATTTTTATTATTAATTTACAAACAATTGAGTTTACGTTTTTCGTTTTCATTTGAAGATTTTTTAATAATGTGGGTTCATTCTTGTGTAAATTACTAATTTGCAATATTGGATCTTCCCCTTCCAAAAATTTTTCCCATTTCCATTCCCTTTTAAATAGTTTTAGTTGGAATAACACGCTTCTTTTTCTATATTGCTGTTTCCATAACTCACGCTGTTTCCTAAAGTTTAAGAAGTTTGTAGTCGTGTAAATAGATTTATAATTATTGCTATTTAATAAAAAAGCGGTTATTTCTTTTAATTCTGACAATTCGTATTCTGAAATATAACAGTTTGATTTTTTCAATGATTGAATATAATTAACTGTATCAATCCGAATACATTTAGGATGAAGTAAAAAGGAAATACCATCTTCCTTTTTATATGGAATATAGCCCTTATAGTAATATGAAATAATCTTTTCATTTGTCCATATTGCTTCCTTCATAGCGATTGGCTCATACAGTTTACTACAATTTTTTTCTAACTTTTGAGAGTTATATTCGTAAATAGAAAACACTTTTAATGGAAATATATTGTTCACTAATTTTTTTAATTCTTCATAGCTTTTATTTTTAACCATATATTTAAATAAACCAAGTGTATTTCGTTTAAAATGAACAATCGACTTTCTTTTTTTAAGAATGTCGATTACTTTTTCCTTCAAAATAAATTGGCCTGCTACTAGCCATGTTTTCAACCCTTTAGACCTTGCAACATATTTTCTTGTGTAATCTAAGTTAGTTGACCAGTCAAACTTATAATTTTCATGACCAATGCTAAAATCATATATTTGATAATGATTACGGCTTGCATCGATAATCTTTTCTCTGTCTAATAATCTCCCTGGACCAAAAATTTCAAAGGATGGCAAATGTCCTAGAGCGTAACTTATATAGCGTCCTCGACACCCAATTCCATAGCGAAAACCTATCCACTTATTTTCAAAAGTTAATGCATCAACCTCAATTGAGAGAGAGTTACTATTAGATAGCATTAATTCATTTACAAATTGCTTATTTTCAAGTGATGTGAAATCACTTGTATCAATTTTCTTCGCCCATCTACGATTAAAAATATCGTATATTTTATCCAAATTATTCACATTTGCTCTAATAAACGCAATGTTCCCAAACTGCTTTAATCGCTTTTCACGACGGTCCATCCCATGAAGCTTTCTTCTTTCATAAAGGAAATCTTCTAGATTTATATCTTCTAATTGAATATAGGGTGATACGGTTCTAAATAAGCTATAAGGTAATTTTCTTTGGATAAAGTAATCCTGAATCATATTTGTAGTATCGTTACTCTCTAATAACCCTCTTAAATTAAAAATTATATGTTTGTACTTTTGAAATAACCAATCTAACATGAATTCAATGGCAACTTGTTTATGTGAACCTTTCACTATGATATCCATATAATTGGATGTTTTATCACCTATAAAGGAAACAATTTGGATATTCGCCTTTTGTTTTCGTATGAATGGAAAAAATGCAATTGGAGCATCGTTTTCCCTTACTACATATATTTCAATGTTGGGGTTATTTTGACCAATACAATTCCACCAGCTATAAATCCACTCATATTCTATAAATGGATTGTTATTCTGCTCTTCTTCCAGTATGTTTGTCCAAGTATGTTTAAACTGCTGCAATTGATGAATTTTATTTATTACATCACACTTTAGCATGGGATTGCACCTTCCCTTTAGCTTGTCCTAAAGCGTCATAATACACCTCTAATGTCTCTGCATACATTCTTTGGAAAGTAAACGATTCATAAAATAACCTCTGACCATACTTCCCCATATTTACCGCCAGTTCTTTGTTTTGAAGTAAGTTACAAATAGCATCTGTAATACTATTCATATTATCATTGTGTACTAAGTACCCATTATGATTATGGTGAACAATTTCCTTTACACCTCCAACATCTGATGCGATTACCGGTAAACCCACTCTCATCGCTTCCAGAATTGATATAGGTAGACCCTCATAATTTGATAACAAAACAAAAACTGTTCCTCTATTTAGAATTGCCTCAACGTCTACCGTACTATCTAAAAATTTTACTCTTTCACCCAAACTATAAGTTTCAACTAAATTTTCTGCTATTTGTCGATTTACACCTTCGCCTACAAAAATAGCGTTCCATGTGTGAGTTTTTATTTTATCTAAAGCACCAATTAATAGGTCTTGTCTTTTGGGATCTGCGAATCTAGCAACCATAATTATATTCGGGATTATACTTCTAGAGAATTCTGTATTATTTGTCATCTTCTTTTCAAGTATACCGTTATGAATGGTAACGATCTTACTTTGCTTTACTACACCTTCTTTAATTGCTAGTTTTGTATCATATTCTGATACGGCAATTATTTTTGTTGTCCATTTAGCTAATATTCCTTCGATGATTTTGTAAAAAAATCGCTTAGGGGGGGATACACCTTCAGTAAAACTCCATCCATGTGCGGTAAAAACTGTTTTTTGACCGAGTGTAATAGCAGCAATTCTTCCAACAACACCGGCTTTTGTTGAATGAATTGCTACTACATCAGGGTTAAGCACCTTTAGTATTTGCCTCATTCTGTAAAAGGCTTGTAAATCTTTGAATGGGTGGATACTTCTAATTAGAACTGGAATCACGAAGATATCTATTTTTTTATCAATGCTTTTCCAAAGGGTAGCATTATAACTCCCGGTTACTATTGTGACATCATTATCTTCATTCAGTAATTGATTAGCTAACTGTGCAACATGATTTTGTGCTCCGCCGTATTCATCCATTCTCGTAATGATTTGTACAATTTTCATCTAGAATCTTCCTTTCTCAGAATGGAAAATTATATACATTTGTTGAAAATATAAGAGATCTATCACAAAATTTAAAATGCACCTTTTGCTACAAAAACTGTTTTAATTGTTAGAATGATAATTTTTAAATCCAACATTAATGACTGGTTTTCTATGTAGAATAAATCATATTGTATCTTTTGACCGTGAGAGATTAGTGAACGTCCATTTACTTGTGCTAAACCTGTAATTCCTGGTTTAACATCTAACCTTTGCTTTTGAGTATCATTATATAAAGTTGTTATTGATGGCACTTCTGGTCTTGGCCCTACAATACTCATATCTCCCTTTAGAACATTAATTAATTGCGGTAATTCATCGATACTATATTTCCTCAAAACGGCCCCTACTCTAGTTACCCGGTAATCTAAACTACTTTTAAATTGAAAATCTTCTGGTATTCCGTTGAGTGCTTGAATTTCAAAATTTTTAGGTTCCGTGTTACATTCCATCGTTCTAAATTTATATATTGTAAAGTACTTACCGTTCTTTCCTACACGTTCTTGTATAAAAAATACCGGCCATCCGTCACAGAATACTAGTAATATTATAGTTAGAACCATTACTGGACTTACAATCAACATCAACATTAATGACACAACAATATCAAGCACTCTTTTTCCATATTGCTCATAAAAAGAATGCTTCGAATACCCTTTAGTGTGCATATCATCTTCCTTTGTACATCAACTCTTACTAGCAACTATATTCTCAGCTTTTTGATTTAGAACTATTTTCTAATGCAATCTATGGCTAAGGAGCTACAATTAATCCAATTAAAATAACACAATAGTTTTGAAGATTCGCCTTACTTATTGAAATATATGGAATTATCTAGATTAAAAGCATTAATATTGTATAAATATATGTGATTTATAAAGAGTAGTTGTTTGATTTTAAAACAAAATCATCTGAAGCCTTTCTACTATGGGGTTAATTTTGAAGATAGAAATACTAGGAAGGTAAAACAACTTGAATAGGCTGATAATAATAAAACAGCCAACTCATAGTACTTATGAATTGGCTGTTTATTATTTAATAGTTTATATAGATTTCTCAAAATCAATTAAAACGTCATTCTGTACGAGAATACTTCCTCGTCTTTCTTCGCAGCGTATATGACTAATTCATCTGAATCTTTTGTCAAGATTACTCCGTGCAACTGACCACCGGGATATATTACGCCACCATCAATTCCAATTTTCTTACGACAAGAAGAAATCCATACATTATTACTTTTATCATGATTTAAGTTTAATGTCGGAGTGTGTCCAAACACGATACTTTCTTTTGCAACATGTGGTACTGAATAAAATTCTTCACGAATCCAATAAAAATTCTCTTCCTTCGTTTCTTTATAATCTTCCACATGAGCGTCAATCCCTGCATGAACAAATAGGAATGAACCCCATTGATAATATGTTCGCAAATGCTTCATGAAGTCAATCTCATTCCCATTTTGTTCTTTTACAAGTTGAACAACCTCATTAACATTCATATTCAGTATAGTATCCCCATTTTCAATAGAAGGGAGAAAACTTTGTAAAGTTTGAACTCCACCAACTTTTTCATGGAAATAAAAATCAGAGGATTTTTCTGCATTTTGAAGCCAATACAAAAATATTTGTTCATGATTACCGCTTAACGTAATTACTTCATATTCTTTTGATAGTTCGATCACTTTGCGAATTACCTTGAGACTATCTGGCCCACGGTCGATATAATCTCCTAAAAAAACCAATTGCTCTTCTTTAGGATTCCATTTAGATAATATTTTTTCTAATAAATTATAATTACCATGAATGTCACCAATTGCAAAGACTTTTTCCATTTAACACACATCCTAAATAAGAGTGTCTTTCGAGTCTGTCATTAACCAAAAAGTATTAGATTCATCACTGACTACTTTTCCATTATAATACAATTTTCAACAAAGAAATATATTGTAATTTATTTATATATGTTGTTCTTGTTGAGTTTATAATTCGAAATGATTCTCTATATAAAATATGATAATGTATGTGATCGGGTAATTTTTATCACTATTATGTGTTTATTAAGTTTCCCTTTAAATGCTCTGTCTCATCTATAAGTCGACTTGACGATTTTTTAAAGTTAAGAAGTCGGAAAAAGTGAATTCTTCTCACACGCTTGAAACCAACTTTTTCAAGTTCCTGTTTTTTTTGTTTCGAAAAGATATTAACACTTGTCCAAATTGCTCTCCCTTCATGCTGTATATCAGCTACAATTTTTTCTAATTCATTTTCCCTAAACCATTTTAGAAATGTTGAATTAGGTTTTAATTCTTCAATCAATTCAATATGTTTAAGACGCATCAGATGATTATGCCTTATATAGATAATATTATTCTCCTGATCACCTGAGAGTTTATATCCTTTAACATAATATGGAATAAGGTATTCCCTATTAGGTAATTCTAAAATATCTTGAATCCTTACTTTTTTATAATTTAACGATTTAGATGTTACTTGTTGTTCTAAATAGTAATAGTCTGTTATGTTCCAGTAAATCAACTTTTTTAACATTCTAAAAGAATGTTGTAGGAAGGTTTTCACCTTAAAATTCTTTAATAAGTAACGTACCTTACCTAACCAATCACGTTTTAAAACTACATATTTCTGATTTGTACTAATCCTATATCTAATAGAATATAACAGTGCATAAACATTTCTTAACAACCGCTCTGTGAATCCTTTGGTGCTAATGATATATTTCCTGGTAAAATCTAAATCTGTTGCCCAATCTAACTTGTAAGGTTCATAACCCCAACCTAAATCATACAATTTATATTGTAAATTTTGTGATTTAAGTAAACCTTCCCTTTCTATTAAACGACCTGGGCCTAATAATTTAAAATCTGGATCATGACCCATTTTATATCCTACTTTTCTTCCTCTACAGCAAAAATCATAGGTAAATCCAATTAGTTGATTTTCGAATTGCAAGCCATTTACTTCTACATTAAAAACTTCGCTTTGTACTTGTGAAATACGTTGAAAGAAATCACGCTTTTCCGTTGCAAATCCGCTTCCTTCAAGGCGTTTTTCCCACCTTTTACTGTACAAAGCGAATACTTTTTCAAGCATGTTGTTTTCTTTTAATTCCGTTACAGTAAGTTTTCCTAGAGATTTTAGCCTTCTCTCACAGCGATTTAAATCTTTAAATTTTTTATTCATTCTTCGTTTGAATAACGGTTCATCACTTTTACTTAAATCAATTAAAGGAACAACTATTCTATAAAATGAGTAGGCTAATTGCTGTTGAATTACATATTTTTCTATTACTTTTGATGTTTCTTTGCTTTCTAACAAGTGGTTAATGGAGAATATTACCTTACCAAAACGCTTTGAAAACACTTTCATTATATATTGTATAGCTTCCTCTCTCCAAAATTCGTTTGTGATGATATCGGAATAGATTGTATCTCCCTCACCTGCAAAAGAAAAATGGTGTACACCAAATTTCACTTTATGGATAAATGGGAAAAATGAAATAGGTTGTTTGTTATGTAAGACTACATAGACTTCAACTGGGTCATTTTTCCCAAGTGTTTCCCACCATAAAGAAAACCACTCATACTCTATAAATGGATTGTCATTATTATCTTCTGCCAGAAGGTCGCTCCAATGTTGTTTATACTTTTGTAATTGTTCTCCTGTTTTTACAACTTTATATTCAAGCACTCGATTTCTCACTTCTTTCTACCATTAACACCAGCTCCTATGCTTTTTATCCTCAAGAAAGTATATTCATCTATGGATATAATAGAACTATTTTCACATTTTGATGAACGCTGGTCTCCACTTATAGTATTACAACAATGGATATTATCCGAAATTTTCAGATTTGATATGAATTTGTCCCAGAATTAATATAAATCTCTCATATATAAGATAGAGAAGTTTAATGATAGCTAGCATTTAAATCTTAGAGGTTTATTGTGAGGAGGCGATTGTCATAATTGGACCGAATGAACTAGTAACAAGAGTGCAAATGACAGCAATTGTGAATAGAGCGGTAAATTATATATTAAATAGGATAAAACAGTAGACTAACTAAATATGAAGAGTTTTCCGCTTAGCATATAAATAAGAAGAAGCACCACTAGCATCTAATCTAATGTGGTACTTCTTCTTTAATTTGTTAGCGGAATCTTCTATTTTAGCAATTATCTAAGATAAACTTTAACGGTTTGAGATTTATCATCAAGTGATAGTGTAAGAGTAAATGACTCTCCAACAGACAGACCATTTTCTCCTAATTTAAGTGATAAATCTTCACTACCATTTGAAGAGATTATTCCATTATCATTTTCTGAATCAATGCCAGTGACGATTAGTCGTACATTATCCGTTCTCCCGTCAATGTAGGATACTGCACCTATAGATGAAGGTACGATTTTGTTACCATATTGGTCCTTTGAATCAAATTTCCCTTCTTCTAACAGTTCTCTAAAAATTTCGTTAGCTGTTAATTGATGATCCGATGAAACTTCCGTATATTCAACAATAATATCTTCAAGTGCTTTCTTCCCATATACACTTTTATCGTTTAGTCTTAAACTCTTTGCTACCGCTTTCTCCCGCGCAAGACTAATCTTATGATGAATCGTTTCTCCTGTGTCATTGATGACCACTTGTATATCCGTTTCATAGCGACTTGTTTCATTTTCTAAAAGGTCATCTGCTTCAATTTTTGCAGAATCCGCTGTCACCTCAGTACCATCCGTATTCAAATAATCGCTAATCGTCGATACATAATAATCTCCTTCCGCAAGAGTAACTTCTTGTTTTCCAATTAACCCGACTACTTTAATAGCTGCTTCATCAATTTTTGTGTAATCCTCTCCACCGAAAAGAATTTCATCACTTTTTACTTTAAATGAATCGAAATCTTTTACTTCAAATGAACGGAATGTTTCCTCTATAGTCTCTTCAATTTTATTACCTTCAAGATCGTAACTTATGAATTTGAATATAA carries:
- a CDS encoding C39 family peptidase; its protein translation is MKVQLDVTGLSQYDETIQEIYQSSACGPTTIYVILNHLKLHSTYSVNELYKRLGGTKIGLFKWRLIKNLRKLLGPKWNVSGCTLQEALKQLDLGKPVAMKFDRYFTFQRKSKSTFKYHWVPLIGYEIKDEELYLIVHDNGWKNRDSQIRKIRYANNQRVLSYVKIDHASPLKL
- a CDS encoding 5'-3' exonuclease; this translates as MTNKPHLLVVDGMALLFRSFFASSAMGQYIRLEDGTPTNGVQGFARHVLTAQSLMKPTHLAVCWDMGVQTFRNELFDGYKANRPAPPEEMLPQFDMAKEVSQMIGWKNFGVEGMEADDAIGSMVEKWKDDAEITIISGDKDLLQLLNPSTKIAFTKKGYTEYDEYTEERFKEEYNIEPYQFAYVKAFMGDTSDGYPGVKGIGPKTALQLIQNFGSIEEVIDNLDQLKPAQRTKIADNLEMLKLSHQLATIERNVEIDANLADLELEDYSTERFNELERRGFRLIVKHAKSLYSFA
- a CDS encoding polysaccharide deacetylase family protein: MLDVNNGSYDANILGARKAINQILSLFNEYEIHATWATVGLLFCETKKDMVSKLFEINPTYENTRFNPISYLKQVGEDELNDPLHFGKSLIYEIKEVPHQEIATHTFSHFYCLEDGQTIEQFKKDLLVSIEVHEKYNLNVTSIVFPRNQINNEYLKVCQDLGIFCYRGNAEHPLHKARKHNIPLYIKVLKHVDSYINISGSNAYHLEVTENRMINIRESMFLRPYRTKWLEHLKYKRISKSMELAAKEKKIFHLWWHPHNFGQQLEENLLMLRKILEHYNYLNEKYDFQSYTMSEFMESTLCNASNKRILQYQ
- a CDS encoding GNAT family N-acetyltransferase; translated protein: MLKCDVINKIHQLQQFKHTWTNILEEEQNNNPFIEYEWIYSWWNCIGQNNPNIEIYVVRENDAPIAFFPFIRKQKANIQIVSFIGDKTSNYMDIIVKGSHKQVAIEFMLDWLFQKYKHIIFNLRGLLESNDTTNMIQDYFIQRKLPYSLFRTVSPYIQLEDINLEDFLYERRKLHGMDRREKRLKQFGNIAFIRANVNNLDKIYDIFNRRWAKKIDTSDFTSLENKQFVNELMLSNSNSLSIEVDALTFENKWIGFRYGIGCRGRYISYALGHLPSFEIFGPGRLLDREKIIDASRNHYQIYDFSIGHENYKFDWSTNLDYTRKYVARSKGLKTWLVAGQFILKEKVIDILKKRKSIVHFKRNTLGLFKYMVKNKSYEELKKLVNNIFPLKVFSIYEYNSQKLEKNCSKLYEPIAMKEAIWTNEKIISYYYKGYIPYKKEDGISFLLHPKCIRIDTVNYIQSLKKSNCYISEYELSELKEITAFLLNSNNYKSIYTTTNFLNFRKQRELWKQQYRKRSVLFQLKLFKREWKWEKFLEGEDPILQISNLHKNEPTLLKNLQMKTKNVNSIVCKLIIKINRWRDTRLIKKK
- a CDS encoding glycosyltransferase family 4 protein, yielding MKIVQIITRMDEYGGAQNHVAQLANQLLNEDNDVTIVTGSYNATLWKSIDKKIDIFVIPVLIRSIHPFKDLQAFYRMRQILKVLNPDVVAIHSTKAGVVGRIAAITLGQKTVFTAHGWSFTEGVSPPKRFFYKIIEGILAKWTTKIIAVSEYDTKLAIKEGVVKQSKIVTIHNGILEKKMTNNTEFSRSIIPNIIMVARFADPKRQDLLIGALDKIKTHTWNAIFVGEGVNRQIAENLVETYSLGERVKFLDSTVDVEAILNRGTVFVLLSNYEGLPISILEAMRVGLPVIASDVGGVKEIVHHNHNGYLVHNDNMNSITDAICNLLQNKELAVNMGKYGQRLFYESFTFQRMYAETLEVYYDALGQAKGKVQSHAKV
- a CDS encoding sugar transferase encodes the protein MHTKGYSKHSFYEQYGKRVLDIVVSLMLMLIVSPVMVLTIILLVFCDGWPVFFIQERVGKNGKYFTIYKFRTMECNTEPKNFEIQALNGIPEDFQFKSSLDYRVTRVGAVLRKYSIDELPQLINVLKGDMSIVGPRPEVPSITTLYNDTQKQRLDVKPGITGLAQVNGRSLISHGQKIQYDLFYIENQSLMLDLKIIILTIKTVFVAKGAF
- a CDS encoding metallophosphoesterase family protein; the protein is MEKVFAIGDIHGNYNLLEKILSKWNPKEEQLVFLGDYIDRGPDSLKVIRKVIELSKEYEVITLSGNHEQIFLYWLQNAEKSSDFYFHEKVGGVQTLQSFLPSIENGDTILNMNVNEVVQLVKEQNGNEIDFMKHLRTYYQWGSFLFVHAGIDAHVEDYKETKEENFYWIREEFYSVPHVAKESIVFGHTPTLNLNHDKSNNVWISSCRKKIGIDGGVIYPGGQLHGVILTKDSDELVIYAAKKDEEVFSYRMTF
- a CDS encoding GNAT family N-acetyltransferase; translation: MLEYKVVKTGEQLQKYKQHWSDLLAEDNNDNPFIEYEWFSLWWETLGKNDPVEVYVVLHNKQPISFFPFIHKVKFGVHHFSFAGEGDTIYSDIITNEFWREEAIQYIMKVFSKRFGKVIFSINHLLESKETSKVIEKYVIQQQLAYSFYRIVVPLIDLSKSDEPLFKRRMNKKFKDLNRCERRLKSLGKLTVTELKENNMLEKVFALYSKRWEKRLEGSGFATEKRDFFQRISQVQSEVFNVEVNGLQFENQLIGFTYDFCCRGRKVGYKMGHDPDFKLLGPGRLIEREGLLKSQNLQYKLYDLGWGYEPYKLDWATDLDFTRKYIISTKGFTERLLRNVYALLYSIRYRISTNQKYVVLKRDWLGKVRYLLKNFKVKTFLQHSFRMLKKLIYWNITDYYYLEQQVTSKSLNYKKVRIQDILELPNREYLIPYYVKGYKLSGDQENNIIYIRHNHLMRLKHIELIEELKPNSTFLKWFRENELEKIVADIQHEGRAIWTSVNIFSKQKKQELEKVGFKRVRRIHFFRLLNFKKSSSRLIDETEHLKGNLINT